In a single window of the Campylobacter hyointestinalis subsp. lawsonii genome:
- the pseI gene encoding pseudaminic acid synthase, with the protein MIFTSQRPYIIAEMSANHCGDKNLAFEIIKAAKEAGADAIKVQTYTADTITIDCKDEIFMTQDDGLWAGQSLYELYKKAYTPWEWQGELKAYADRVGIDFFSTPFDYSAVDFLESINVPMYKIASFEAIDYPLIRYAAKFKKPMIISVGISSLEEIYEAIKTCKSVGNDDITILKCTSSYPAKIEDMNLLTIKDMLERFSPMGVKVGLSDHSMSLEVPITAVALGASVIEKHFTIDRALGGEDSGFSLNKDEFKAMSTAVRNAYKALGSVDYSVNEKNRKSARSLFVVERIKKGEVFTPQNIRSIRPNNGLHPKFYDEILGKTAKKDLEFGHPLSLDDIR; encoded by the coding sequence ATGATTTTTACATCACAGAGGCCATACATAATAGCTGAAATGTCAGCTAACCACTGCGGAGATAAAAACTTAGCTTTTGAAATCATAAAAGCGGCCAAAGAAGCTGGGGCTGATGCTATAAAAGTGCAGACCTACACAGCTGATACTATCACGATTGATTGTAAAGATGAGATATTTATGACTCAAGATGATGGTCTTTGGGCAGGGCAAAGCTTATATGAACTATACAAAAAAGCATACACGCCTTGGGAGTGGCAAGGCGAGCTAAAAGCATACGCCGATCGTGTCGGGATAGACTTTTTCTCAACGCCGTTTGATTATAGTGCGGTGGATTTTTTAGAGAGCATTAATGTTCCTATGTATAAGATCGCCTCTTTTGAAGCGATCGATTATCCGCTCATCAGATACGCGGCTAAATTTAAAAAACCTATGATAATCTCAGTTGGAATTTCAAGCTTAGAAGAAATTTATGAAGCAATCAAAACTTGCAAAAGCGTAGGAAACGACGATATAACTATACTTAAATGCACTTCAAGCTATCCTGCTAAAATAGAAGATATGAACCTTTTAACCATAAAAGATATGCTTGAAAGGTTTTCGCCTATGGGCGTAAAAGTTGGGCTCAGCGATCACTCTATGAGCTTAGAAGTCCCGATAACAGCGGTCGCATTAGGAGCTAGCGTGATAGAAAAACACTTTACCATAGATAGAGCTCTAGGCGGTGAAGATAGTGGATTTTCTCTAAATAAAGATGAATTTAAAGCTATGAGCACAGCAGTTAGAAATGCTTATAAGGCTCTTGGAAGCGTTGATTATAGTGTAAATGAGAAAAATAGAAAAAGCGCTAGATCGCTTTTTGTAGTAGAGCGTATCAAAAAAGGTGAGGTTTTTACACCACAAAATATCCGCTCAATCCGCCCAAACAACGGACTTCATCCTAAATTTTATGATGAAATTTTAGGAAAAACGGCAAAAAAAGATTTGGAATTTGGGCATCCTTTAAGTTTAGATGATATAAGATAA
- a CDS encoding class I SAM-dependent methyltransferase, whose amino-acid sequence MNSLKDYKNDLTYWEELVLKGDLIYPNEHVVRFIFKNKFKSALDFGCATGRHLECLNRAGVKKIIGVDINQKPLDVAFARLNERVEMGGGKLILLNNKDKSLKDILYDTLGDTKVDAIISWGVLHLFTPNIVVNLLSEFKNHLNKNGKILVNFRSKNDSLKNGAINLEPNVYKITRKSHKDLLYTFYDIDMIKDVFYKADLKISSIDKETFTQNNGDIQNDFYITEAIHNS is encoded by the coding sequence ATGAATAGCTTAAAAGATTATAAAAATGACTTAACTTACTGGGAAGAACTTGTTTTAAAAGGCGATTTAATATATCCAAACGAGCATGTGGTGCGTTTTATTTTTAAAAATAAATTTAAAAGCGCACTTGATTTTGGCTGTGCTACAGGTAGGCATCTTGAGTGTTTAAATAGAGCTGGAGTAAAGAAAATAATCGGCGTAGATATCAACCAAAAGCCTCTTGATGTAGCCTTTGCAAGACTAAATGAACGCGTAGAAATGGGGGGGGGTAAGCTCATACTTTTAAATAATAAAGATAAAAGCTTAAAAGACATACTTTATGACACTCTTGGCGACACCAAAGTAGATGCGATAATTTCTTGGGGAGTTTTGCATTTATTTACACCAAATATCGTAGTAAATTTACTAAGTGAGTTTAAAAATCATCTAAATAAAAATGGTAAAATTCTAGTAAATTTCAGAAGTAAAAATGATAGTTTAAAAAACGGCGCTATAAATTTAGAACCAAATGTATATAAAATAACAAGAAAATCGCACAAAGATTTATTATATACATTTTATGATATAGATATGATAAAAGATGTGTTTTACAAAGCCGATTTGAAAATATCAAGCATAGACAAAGAGACTTTCACTCAAAATAACGGAGATATACAAAATGATTTTTACATCACAGAGGCCATACATAATAGCTGA